The Phyllobacterium zundukense genome contains the following window.
CAGTGCCATCTCATTGGCCTCGGAACGTAAGGCAACTATCGCTGAAAGGCAGTGCCCTTTTCGGCATCCATGAAGAAACCGGCAATCTTTATTGGGATGGCAAGTTGATCCAGACCTCCAATCGGCTTGGCAATTTCGAGCGGGGCCTCGGTATTGTCCTGACCACAGCGATTGTTGTGATGGCTATACTTGAGGCAGTCGGGTTCTTCTTCGGTCGGTGATTGCCTTTGGCCAAGGACGGGACCCTGTTTTCATTCTTTGTTTCGAATAGAACGGTCGCTCTCGGTGTTATTGGCACACACCACTCGTGAAGTTTTATTAGCGGAGGATGGTATGGAAGGGTTTCAGGCGCCTGTCGCGTTACTTGCCAGGCTGTTTCTTGCTTATATCTTTGTCATGGAAGGCTGGGGCAAGATTGCCGACTATGCCGGTACTGCCGCCTATATGGAGACCAACGGTGTTTCAGCCAAGCTGTTGCCGCTCGTCATCCTGACCGAACTCGGTGCCGGGGTTCTCGTCGCTGCCGGCTTCATGACTCGCTACGCTGCTCTCGCGCTTGCCGGGTTCTGTTTGCTAACGGCTCTTTTGTTCCATACCGACTTCGGAAATCTCGAACAATTGATCAACTTTAACAAGAACATCGCCATTGCCGGTGGGTTCCTGGCTTTGTTGGCTTTTGGTCCGGGTGCGTGGTCCGTCGATGCATGGATGAAGCGACGTTAGCGCTCACCGAAGCTCGATGTCTTTAGAAATTCAGAAAGCCGTTCGCTCTTCGGCTTGTGGAACATTTCGCGCGGATTGCCCTCTTCACCAATGCGCCCCTGATTCATAAAGATGACGCGGTTCGAGACCTCGTAAGCAAAGCGCATCTCGTGGGTGACGAGCAGCATGCTCATTCCGTCTTGAGCCAGCGACTTGATGACCTGCA
Protein-coding sequences here:
- a CDS encoding DoxX family protein, with the protein product MEGFQAPVALLARLFLAYIFVMEGWGKIADYAGTAAYMETNGVSAKLLPLVILTELGAGVLVAAGFMTRYAALALAGFCLLTALLFHTDFGNLEQLINFNKNIAIAGGFLALLAFGPGAWSVDAWMKRR